In Dryobates pubescens isolate bDryPub1 chromosome 19, bDryPub1.pri, whole genome shotgun sequence, the following are encoded in one genomic region:
- the CKLF gene encoding chemokine-like factor, with translation MAVVDTGYPYSLRGALKILRTVLALVAFLLFLQSQSRGAYTALAGMEMIITVLLFLFYLLKLDKKLSWLFWPLADVLNSVIAALFLLIVCLFAVIIKTNNGTLAGGVFGLTLCVVCVVDAVLVFRKIKFDRSRGNNTAEN, from the exons ATGGCGGTCGTGGACACCGGCTACCCCTACTCTTTGCGGGGCGCCCTGAAGATCCTCCGCACG GTGCTGGCCTTGGTGGCCTTCCTGCTCTTTTTGCAGTCCCAGTCCCGCGGGGCGTACACGGCGCTGGCGGGCATGGAGATGATCATCACCGTGCTGCTCTTCCTGTTCTACTTGCTAAAGCTCGATAAAAAGCTGAGCTGGCTCTTCTGGCCGCTGGCC GATGTTTTGAACTCGGTGATTGCAGCGTTGTTCCTGCTCATTGTGTGCCTGTTCGCAGTAATTATCAAGACCAACAATGGGACACTGGCTGGAGGA GTGTTTGGTCTCACACTGTGTGTTGTCTGTGTTGTCGACGCGGTTCTTGTTTTCCGGAAGATTAAATTTGATAGATCCAGAGGAAACAATACTGCTGAAAACTAA
- the LOC128898134 gene encoding protein phosphatase 1 regulatory subunit 3E-like: MDKAGSLHTSVPTPPPRLYLPRNFSCSACLYGSLAEQCKGGCSPDGDAAPPQPVVREAAGEKKPPPPRGREPTLPAVPPSPTQRRRAKSLPTPGDRSLRPALQQSPSRRKTVRFADSLGLELTSVRHFCEADLPQVPLPAPPPPRTADLFKTRKPPTLGDLEPVLFGPPSPLLEPLFPPQPGASPGFAERVRQHKVRLEWVRAELAGLRGAVRVLNLAYEKAVSVRYTLNSWASCAEVPAAYQPPGPADGFTDRFAFFLPLGAAAEATLEFAVRYRVAGAEYWDNNEGANYRLRGRQRVVPAAGLPQDPDSTAWIHFI; the protein is encoded by the coding sequence ATGGATAAGGCGGGCTCGCTGCACACCTCGGTGCCCACGCCGCCGCCCCGGCTCTACCTGCCCCGCAACTTCAGCTGCAGCGCTTGCCTCTatggcagcctggctgagcagtgcaaggggggctgcagccccgACGGCGACGCCGCGCCCCCCCAGCCCGTGGTGCGAGAAGCGGCGGGCGAGAAGAAGCCGCCACCGCCCCGCGGCCGGGAGCCCACGTTGCCcgctgtgccccccagccccacgcaGCGCCGCCGCGCCAAGTCTCTGCCCACACCCGGCGACCGCAGCCTGCGTCCggcactgcagcagagcccctCTCGCCGCAAGACGGTGCGGTTTGCCGATTCCCTCGGCCTGGAACTCACCTCCGTGCGCCACTTCTGCGAGGCCGACCTGCCGCAGGTGCCGCTGCCCGCCCCGCCACCGCCGCGCACCGCCGACCTCTTCAAGACCAGGAAGCCGCCGACGCTGGGCGATCTGGAGCCGGTGCTGTTCGGACCGCCGTCGCCGCTGCTGGAGCCGCTCTTCCCGCCGCAGCCTGGCGCCAGCCCCGGCTTCGCGGAGCGGGTGCGACAAcacaaggtgaggctggagtgGGTGCGGGCCGAGCTGGCGGGGCTGCGCGGCGCCGTGCGCGTCCTCAACCTGGCCTACGAGAAGGCCGTGTCGGTGCGCTACACGCTCAACAGCTGGGCCAGCTGCGCCGAGGTGCCCGCCGCCTACCAGCCGCCCGGGCCGGCGGACGGCTTCACCGACCGCTTCGCCTTCTTCCTGCCCTTGGGCGCCGCCGCCGAGGCCACGCTAGAGTTTGCCGTCCGCTACCGTGTCGCCGGCGCCGAATACTGGGACAACAACGAAGGCGCGAACTACCGGCTGCGGGGCCGGCAGCGCGTCGTGCCCGCTGCCGGACTCCCGCAAGACCCTGACAGCACCGCCTGGATCCACTTCATCTGA